A window from Argopecten irradians isolate NY chromosome 3, Ai_NY, whole genome shotgun sequence encodes these proteins:
- the LOC138317755 gene encoding carbohydrate sulfotransferase 1-like, whose protein sequence is MMSRKNVVFSFMILFSLVYAVWVGTQYGVCKIENGRFDKPIISPPVVTREKHNKNYNILLVGYLRGGTTFTGNILGLRRGNFYIYEPLHAQNTWGYYKPGHTCSIKEESCIKSNGTDALILATLRGLFNCDSNTLKRSLLIWQVLKGKGYDGGLGNQEWIKYVPECHGEERNCVENFVNYCMNSSAVVSKIPRISLGLASELLNTEPNLKIIHLLRDPRGIMQSRNVLKWTPPPGGSISLCNKMTDDYATSDIIRETHPGRLLTIFYEDLVTLPTETVRRMYEFAGFDFDKSEQIRLGELTGVNTNNMLTSSNKQTSLQVAMGWRTRINQNFLDAIDPGCTNLYKLLGYPPLNGPEELQNSSIPLRMPTIKDSSI, encoded by the exons ATTCGACAAGCCTATCATATCCCCGCCTGTTGTAACTAGAGAGAAGCATAATAAAAACTATAACATCCTTCTTGTCGGCTACCTACGCGGAGGAACCACATTCACGGGAAACATTCTGGGACTACGACGAGGAAACTTCTATATATATGAACCTCTGCACGCGCAGAACACGTGGGGATACTACAAACCAGGCCATACGTGCAGTATAAAGGAGGAATCCTGCAT AAAATCAAATGGCACTGATGCACTCATCTTAGCTACTCTCCGGGGACTTTTTAACTGCGACAGTAATACATTAAAACGGTCATTACTAATCTGGCAAGTTTTAAAAGGAAAGGGGTATGATGGAGGCCTGGGTAATCAAGAATGGATTAAATATGTTCCGGAATGTCATGGCGAAGAAAGAAACTGTGTTGAAAATTTCGTAAATTATTGTATGAATTCAAGTGCCGTAGTTAGCAAAATACCTCGGATTAGTTTAGGACTAGCGTCCGAATTATTAAACACGGAGCCCAATCTAAAGATAATCCACCTATTGAGGGACCCACGAGGTATAATGCAAtcgagaaatgttttgaaatggacACCCCCACCCGGTGGTTCGATTTCCCTTTGTAATAAAATGACTGATGATTACGCTACTTCTGATATTATAAGGGAAACACACCCTGGGCGCTTACTGACTATATTCTATGAAGATCTTGTGACTTTGCCGACAGAGACTGTTAGAAGGATGTACGAGTTTGCGGGTTTTGATTTCGATAAAAGCGAACAGATTCGTCTTGGGGAATTGACTGGAGTAAATACCAACAACATGCTGACTTCAAGTAATAAACAGACATCGCTACAAGTTGCCATGGGCTGGAGGACAagaataaatcaaaacttcttgGATGCAATAGATCCTGGATGTACGAACCTTTATAAACTTTTAGGATATCCTCCACTGAACGGTCCAGAAGAACTACAAAATTCAAGTATACCTTTACGAATGCCAACCATAAAAGATTCGAGCATTTAG